From Scomber scombrus chromosome 6, fScoSco1.1, whole genome shotgun sequence, the proteins below share one genomic window:
- the hacd3 gene encoding very-long-chain (3R)-3-hydroxyacyl-CoA dehydratase: MTLTPLVYWAQRHEDIYLRIELTDAQNIDVCVHENVLQFRAQGHGAKGQNEYEFSLEFVLPVKPEVSHKSTQRQVNITVRKEQRGWWERLTKQERKPNFLAPDFDRWLDESDAEMEIREKEEKRNRLKASRHTEDQFVSLKTGFLFMYNLVQFLGFSWIFVNMTVRLFIFGQDSLYDTFHTISDVMFFCQILATVEVLNAAFGVVNTGVFPTLIQVVGRNFILFIIFGSLEEMHNRPVVFFVFYLWSAIEIFRYPFYMLGCFNTEWKTLTWLRYTIWIPLYPLGVLAEAVAVIQSIPIFDENKLFTIRLPKAIGTSVSFSYVLCVYLVLMILGLFINFRHLYKQRKRRFRTKKRKAN, encoded by the exons ATGACACTGACACCGCTCGTTTACTGGGCTCAACGCCATGAAGACATTTACCTGCGAATCGAGCTGACAGACGCTCAG aATATTGACGTCTGTGTACATGAAAACGTCCTTCAGTTTAGAG CCCAGGGTCATGGTGCTAAAGGACAAAATGAGTATGAGTTCAGCCTGGAGTTTGTTTTACCAGTAAAGCCAGAG GTGAGCCACAAGTCCACACAACGACAGGTGAATATTACAGTGCGGAAAGAACAGCGTGGCTGGTGGGAAAGACTGACCAAACAGGAGCGCAAGCCAAACTTCCTGGCACCTGACTTTGATCGCTGGCTGGACGAGTCGGACGCAGAGATGGAAATCCGAGAAAAG gaggagaaaaggaacaGACTGAAGGCTTCAAGGCATACAGAGGATC aGTTTGTCAGCCTAAAAActggatttttatttatgtataacCTGGTGCAGTTTCTTGGCTTCTCGTGGATCTTTGTCAACATGACTGTGCGGCTCTTTATCTTTGGCCAAG ATTCCCTCTATGACACATTTCACACTATATCGGACGTGATGTTCTTCTGCCAGATCCTGGCAACAGTAGAGGTCCTCAATGCTGCTTTTGGTGTTGTCAACACAGGTGTTTTTCCAACTCTTATACAG GTGGTAGGAAGGAATTTTATCCTCTTCATCATTTTCGGTAGCTTGGAGGAAATGCATAACAGGCCTGTTGTGTTCTTCGTTTTCTATTTGTGGAGCGCCATCGAGATATTTAG GTATCCATTTTACATGCTGGGCTGTTTTAATACAGAGTGGAAAACCCTCACGTGGCTGCGATACACAATCTGGATACCACTGTACCCATTAGGTGTTTTAGCTGAAG CTGTTGCTGTGATACAATCCATTCCCATCTTTGATGAGAACAAACTCTTCACCATCCGTCTGCCGAAAGCCATTGGCACATCTGTCAGCTTCTCTTATGTCCTGTGCGTGTATCTTGTTCTCATGATTCTGG GCCTTTTTATCAACTTTCGTCATCTCTACAAGCAAAGGAAGAGGCGTTTCCGCACGAAGAAGAGGAAAGCAAATTGA
- the c6h15orf39 gene encoding uncharacterized protein C15orf39 homolog, whose amino-acid sequence MMSSQSMQTVIDPVFRSKMPLFDATIASTGLATPPNISGFLGKPTLQYNGAYFAYDPRGKDGAGFAPPWSNSKTSLLDGRSPVSHLSGIEGQNHIIYRQDSNSSDEGHSHSSSMRHTPVKQGFAPYTKSSGISSPTAASVAVRKQKTGGEDLSPASENSVYLAIPKPVYGHNPCCNELGCSIGQQFSVEHGSHRIPNTVYEHDWMQTDAHYSDRLPIPRKAQDARLQQRGLQFESGAESIKRITMDTYSPSRARTLPVLIEPNYSSYPCTPTRMLFGSLSKQSQHLQTSPRGYPSLYPSHPTYEHMTSEVYQERSHMSKYGQLTQHPVFYYPQANVEVENRAQCKDIGSKQREDVPVIVKHTLSAPRDHYIVPQPLHGEIPLPSNETMPNHSFIRGFDYPCYAVPRFHLNASQIRAPLKRQHALPSWHSNRINVSPSSPHMDLTMASVANLHKSKPNTSLHVDQQHTSSPFLLVDQSSPNRRVGQPGVSPSSIQINRFFHPLTSLHIDRPILSPAGLNMDQLLDYSSCEAQVTCPTQPKDLPVSPVTWLPRSPNHSSDHTHTAVTNSTNVQKIIYSPAVATGNKHNGPTSSSAASVLKGSLKRSVSHSSSPMKIKEEDRDVYEVDLIKKRQKMEVENVEVGNKTDSPPMPVIDSVFSLAPYQTFLQASGVLFPGRVPPRTVPSSEHRKVKPKQCIKEKRPDQDQQQSVVHLVYKKFSTKPVVEMVEPKNIKVEEVDSQDTDNCIESNVGQKYCSQVTIKREPEDTGFPDSRLMLVIKKCEPDELESNPSIGDDNKTSNEPKPAKVTAQITSPCQDYTSIHRDQVFTPYPKPITKPQPPENKLSFKNIPPQCLKLSTYKIILPDRKHSYPVPAQEKPPVQPVAEFIPKLDSQMPVRKHFIELHQSLSKLVSKSVSASSEQELRTWLSQLELTEPASPSTKVQKVSCFLGIKAREVWLNEEMKSALHKVLERLREYTAQERCPFPHVMRTGAVFLPMLVVKELLFPTVQGSFIDQVLQEHKVELRPTTLSEEKILIQLHKRACSSRLRRLMSLKHLPDIYADVLNLLYYACVCKHLGLDTGDSVNKEQDEGCEESNSCRSSVSSDITVSPVSPASPSESHSQRHPQNEKTKSHLNRNRTKSRVKSSSRRLFLDSSLSDKEETDDTEKTESGGRPNTFSKKNGSGHQCEEAGNRGNECVVAEEDSCENSWTCPLNFDELPSSPSDREMEEPSSFRPVCHSSGPSEYQLASKSCSGVILKLRRMFSKGVNRKKACSKVVSDSFTDPSLSQTEDGEGKRNSEGDFHPMTPKVIHRWQRTGSFSYGLRPLRSSSKRKHRSLLKIKYCPYLSACHSAEHRRRWVLRSAVQRAQRAMRFYYPDLVGKRILHLYEEDDKSEVWYRGEVLRIHEAHTNPLKTIFEVRYDSEPEWKYYLELLIDFKKGWLKIDD is encoded by the exons ATGATGAGCAGTCAATCGATGCAGACCGTCATTGACCCAGTGTTTCGCAGCAAGATGCCATTATTTGATGCGACCATAGCATCAACAGGACTGGCAACGCCACCAAACATATCTGGTTTCCTTGGTAAGCCGACTCTGCAGTACAATGGGGCCTACTTTGCGTATGACCCCAGAGGAAAGGATGGAGCAGGATTTGCTCCTCCTTGGAGCAACTCAAAGACCTCTCTCCTGGATGGCAGAAGTCCTGTGAGTCACCTCTCTGGCATAGAGGGACAAAACCACATAATTTACAGGCAAGACAGCAACTCCTCAGACGAAGGTCATTCTCATTCTTCCTCAATGCGTCATACCCCAGTGAAACAGGGCTTTGCACCATACACTAAAAGTTCCGGCATTAGCAGTCCTACTGCGGCATCAGTGGCtgttagaaaacaaaaaactggaGGTGAGGATTTATCTCCTGCATCTGAAAATTCAGTTTACTTAGCAATCCCAAAGCCAGTTTATGGACATAACCCCTGCTGTAATGAACTGGGTTGTTCGATAGGACAACAATTCAGTGTGGAACATGGATCTCACAGGATCCCAAACACTGTCTATGAGCATGATTGGATGCAAACTGATGCTCACTACAGTGACAGACTGCCCATCCCGAGGAAAGCGCAAGACGCACGGCTGCAACAGAGAGGTTTACAGTTTGAGTCTGGTGCAGAATCAATCAAGAGGATTACTATGGACACATACAGCCCAAGTAGAGCAAGGACTCTGCCTGTGTTGATTGAGCCAAACTACAGCAGTTACCCTTGCACACCAACTCGCATGCTGTTTGGTTCTTTAAGTAAGCAGAGCCAGCATTTACAGACATCCCCCAGAGGCTACCCTAGCCTATACCCCTCCCATCCTACATATGAGCATATGACCTCAGAGGTTTATCAGGAACGTTCTCACATGTCCAAATATGGCCAGCTAACACAGCACCCAGTGTTTTACTACCCTCAGGCAAATGTGGAGGTAGAAAACAGGGCACAGTGTAAAGATATTGGCAGTAAGCAGAGAGAAGATGTCCCTGTTATTGTTAAACACACTCTCTCAGCCCCCCGGGACCATTACATAGTGCCTCAGCCGCTTCATGGTGAGATTCCTTTGCCTAGCAATGAAACAATGCCAAATCATTCCTTTATACGGGGCTTTGACTATCCATGTTATGCAGTTCCtagatttcatttaaatgcaagCCAAATCAGAGCCCCCCTAAAAAGGCAGCATGCACTGCCTAGCTGGCACTCTAATCGCATAAATGTTTCCCCATCCAGTCCACACATGGATCTCACCATGGCCTCTGTAGCCAACCTGCATAAGAGCAAACCAAACACCAGCTTGCATGTTGACCAGCAGCACACCTCCTCACCTTTCCTGCTTGTTGACCAATCCAGTCCTAACAGACGTGTAGGCCAACCTGGAGTTTCACCTTCCAGCATAcaaattaacagattttttcaCCCACTCACCAGCCTGCACATAGATCGTCCCATCCTTTCGCCAGCTGGCTTGAACATGGACCAGCTCCTGGACTATTCATCTTGTGAAGCCCAAGTTACATGCCCGACACAGCCAAAAGACCTTCCTGTTTCCCCAGTGACGTGGCTGCCCCGGTCACCTAATCACAGttcagatcacacacacacagctgtaactAATAGCACAAATGTCCAAAAAATTATTTATTCCCCTGCTGTTGCAACAGGAAATAAACACAATGGCCCTACATCCAGTTCAGCTGCCTCTGTTCTTAAAGGGAGCTTGAAGAGAAGTGTTTCTCACTCCTCTTCACCcatgaaaataaaagaagaggaTAGGGATGTATATGAAGTGGACTTAATTAAGAAACGACAAAAGATGGAAGTGGAGAATGTAGAAGTAGGGAATAAAACTGACTCTCCTCCTATGCCGGTCATTGACAGTGTCTTCAGTCTGGCACCTTACCAGACATTCCTGCAGGCCTCTGGAGTGTTGTTTCCAGGCAGAGTACCTCCAAGAACTGTCCCGTCTTCTGAACATCGCAAAGTCAAACCCAAACAATGCATCAAAGAAAAGAGGCCAGATCAAGATCAGCAGCAGTCTGTTGTCCATCTCGTTTATAAAAAATTCTCCACAAAGCCTGTCGTAGAAATGGTTGAACCCAAAAATATTAAAGTGGAAGAAGTAGATTCACAAGACACAGACAACTGTATAGAGAGTAACGTTGGTCAGAAATACTGCAGCCAAGTAACAATCAAAAGAGAGCCTGAAGACACTGGTTTTCCTGACAGCAGGCTCATGTTGGTTATTAAGAAATGTGAACCTGATGAACTTGAAAGTAACCCCTCAATAGGAGATGACAACAAGACTTCAAATGAGCCCAAACCTGCGAAGGTGACTGCACAGATTACCTCACCTTGTCAGGATTATACAAGCATACATCGTGATCAGGTGTTCACTCCTTACCCCAAACCTATTACCAAACCTCAACCACCGGAGAACAAACTTAGTTTCAAAAACATTCCTCCTCAGTGTCTTAAACTTTCCACCTACAAAATCATTCTCCCTGATAGGAAGCATTCTTACCCTGTTCCAGCCCAAGAGAAGCCACCTGTACAACCGGTGGCTGAATTCATACCAAAACTAGATTCCCAAATGCCGGTCCGGAAGCACTTCATTGAGCTGCACCAGTCTCTCTCCAAGCTAGTATCTAAATCTGTGTCAGCCTCTTCAGAGCAGGAGCTCAGAACTTGGTTGTCTCAGCTGGAACTGACTGAACCTGCATCTCCATCGACCAAAGTCCAGAAAGTGTCCTGTTTTTTGGGGATAAAAGCCAGGGAGGTGTGGCTTAATGAGGAGATGAAGTCAGCACTCCATAAGGTCCTCGAGAGGTTGCGAGAGTACACTGCCCAGGAACGCTGTCCTTTTCCGCATGTCATGCGGACAGGGGCAGTGTTTCTCCCTATGTTGGTGGTGAAAGAACTGCTTTTTCCGACGGTCCAGGGCAGCTTCATCGACCAGGTCCTGCAGGAGCACAAAGTGGAATTGCGGCCCACCACACTGTCTGAAGAGAAGATCCTCATCCAGCTTCATAAACGAGCCTGCTCCTCCAGGCTCAGGAGGCTGATGTCCCTCAAACACCTGCCTGACATCTACGCTGATGTGCTCAACCTTTTGTACTATGCCTGTGTCTGCAAACACCTAG GATTAGACACGGGTGACTCTGTTAACAAAGAGCAAGATGAAGGTTGTGAAGAGTCTAACAGCTGCAGGAGTTCAGTCTCTTCAGACATCACCGTCTCACCAGTTTCACCCGCCTCACCCTCAGAGTCGCACTCACAGAGACATCCACAGaatgaaaaaactaaatcaCACTTGAACAGGAATAGAACAAAAAGCAGGGTAAAGAGCAGTTCACGGCGTCTGTTTCTGGACAGCAGTTTGTCAGATAAGGAAGAAACAGATGacacagaaaaaactgaaagcGGAGGCAGACCAAACACATTTAGCAAGAAAAATGGGAGTGGTCATCAGTGTGAAGAGGCAGGAAATAGAGGAAATGAGTGTGTGGTTGCAGAGGAGGACTCTTGTGAGAACTCATGGACGTGTCCTTTGAACTTCGACGAACTCCCATCATCTCCCAGTGACAGAGAAATGGAGGAACCCTCCAGTTTCCGACCTGTTTGTCACTCTTCAGGACCCTCCGAGTATCAGCTTGCATCCAAAAGTTGTTCGGGTGTGATTCTCAAATTGAGGAGGATGTTTAGCAAAGGTGTGAACAGAAAAAAGGCTTGCTCCAAAGTAGTGTCAGACTCATTTACTGATCCTTCCCTCTCGCAGACAGAGGAtggggagggaaagaggaacaGCGAGGGGGACTTCCACCCGATGACACCCAAAGTAATCCACAGGTGGCAAAGAACAGGAAGCTTCTCTTATGGCTTAAGACCGCTCAGAAGCTCttctaaaagaaaacacagatcTCTATTAAAGATCAAATACTGTCCCTACTTGTCTGCCTGCCACAGCGCTGAACACAGGAGGCGATGGGTCCTGCGTTCGGCTGTCCAGAGGGCTCAGAGGGCCATGAGGTTCTACTACCCAGACCTGGTAGGAAAGAGGATTCTTCATCTGTATGAGGAAGATGATAAGTCAGAAGTGTGGTACAGAGGAGAGGTGCTACGTATTCATGAGGCCCACACCAACCCCCTAAAGACTATATTTGAGGTCAGGTATGACAGTGAGCCAGAGTGGAAGTACTACCTGGAGCTGCTGATAGACTTTAAAAAAGGCTGGCTCAAAATTGATGACTAG
- the ppcdc gene encoding phosphopantothenoylcysteine decarboxylase yields the protein MQTDELVPCAKSDLLRSCGTFRVLVGVTGSVAALKLPLLVTQLLQLPGVDVRVVTTEHAKHFYNPEEVSVKIYSDTDEWEMWTQRSDPVLHIELRRWADLLVIAPLDANTLGKISNGICDNLLTCVVRAWDMSRPLLFCPAMNTAMWQHPITAQQVSKLKEFGYVEIPCIAKKLVCGDEGKGAMAEVATIIGFVEQYVQKPNESSEKT from the exons ATGCAGACAGACGAGCTTGTTCCTTGTGCAAAAAGTGATTTGTTGAGATCTTGCGGCACTTTTCGTGTTCTTGTTGGTGTGACGGGAAGTGTGGCAGCCTTGAAGCTGCCTCTTTTGGTCACACAGCTTCTTCAGCTCCCCGGG GTGGATGTAAGAGTGGTTACAACGGAGCATGCCAAGCACTTCTATAATCCTGAAGAGGTTTCAGTAAAAATCTACAGTGACACGGATGAGTGGGAG ATGTGGACTCAGAGATCTGACCCTGTGCTGCACATTGAGCTGAGGCGCTGGGCAGACCTACTTGTCATTGCCCCCTTAGATGCAAACACTCTTGGAAAGATTTCTAACGGCATTTGTGACAATCTGCTG ACATGTGTGGTTAGAGCCTGGGATATGAGTCgccctctcctcttctgtcctGCAATGAATACAGCTATGTGGCAACATCCCATTACAGCCCAGCAGGTATCCAAGCTGAAAGAGTTTGGATATGTTGAAATCCCCTGCATTGCTAAGAAACTTGTGTGTGGAGATGAAG GTAAAGGAGCCATGGCAGAGGTAGCAACTATCATCGGTTTTGTTGAACAGTATGTTCAGAAACCAAATGAGTCATCtgagaaaacatga